The Malus domestica chromosome 10, GDT2T_hap1 genome contains a region encoding:
- the LOC114827275 gene encoding transcription factor bHLH139-like, which produces MEHSEAVSEGEWTSLSGMYIAEEVDFMSQLLGKFSNQTSSMGIAPDAFWSGGNYEGSNYYSSETSYSNSLEGNFSGGNRTFYPTSSSESYYLSESSHPMLVTNNSKISMSIDFGAGDVIKTLNSSLIEGDHDQCLNQETSDGNAEESGGNPAEAVALGNQRFDMTAVKEQSMEEINPTKNSLKVSQSLENVQMNKRNIKAKKSQQVTASNNEEDGNAAGLNRQSYSCCSGDDQSNIVASHSHENSQELSGVSITSTSSLSPTEVAALNLSGKSRARRGSATDPQSLYARKRREKINARLRVLQGLIPNGTKVDISTMLEEAVHYVKFLQLQIKLLSSDDTWMYAPIYYSGMNLGLDLKLTTPQQS; this is translated from the exons ATGGAGCATAGTGAAGCTGTTTCAGAGGGAGAATGGACCTCTCTCAGTGGGATGTACATTGCTGAGGAGGTAGATTTCATGTCCCAGTTgcttggaaaattttcaaaccaaacaTCAAGCATGGGAATAGCTCCGGATGCTTTTTGGTCTGGTGGCAACTATGAAGGTTCAAATTATTATTCATCAGAAACATCTTATTCAAATTCACTGGAGGGTAATTTTAGTGGTGGTAATAGGACTTTTTACCCCACTTCAAGCAGTGAGAGTTACTACTTGAGTGAATCTTCTCACCCCATGTTGGTAACAAACAACAGCAAAATCTCTATGTCTATTGATTTTGGTGCTGGAGATGTgatcaaaaccctaaattcctCTCTCATTGAAGGAGATCATGATCAATGCTTGAACCAAGAAACAAGCGATGGCAATGCAGAAGAGAGTGGTGGAAACCCGGCGGAAGCTGTGGCCCTTGGCAATCAGAGATTTGATATGACTGCAGTAAAAGAACAATCCATGGAGGAAATTAACCCCACCAAGAATTCATTGAAAGTATCTCAAAGCTTAGAAAAT GTTCAAATGAATAAGAGGAACATAAAGGCAAAGAAAAGCCAGCAGGTGACAGCTAGCAACAATGAAGAAGACGGTAATGCCGCTGGGCTCAACAGACAGAGCTACAGTTGCTGCTCAGGAGATGATCAGTCCAATATTGTTGCCTCACATTCCCATGAGAATTCTCAGGAGCTGAGTGGAGTTAGTATTACTTCAACTTCAAGCTTGAGTCCAACAGAGGTTGCAGCTCTCAACTTGAGTGGCAAATCAAGAGCTAGAAGGGGGTCAGCCACTGATCCCCAAAGCCTCTATGCAAGG aaaagaagagagaaaataaatgCGAGGCTGAGAGTCCTGCAGGGCCTTATCCCCAATGGAACAAAG GTTGATATTAGCACAATGCTTGAGGAAGCTGTCCATTATGTGAAATTTTTACAACTCCAAATCAAG CTGTTAAGCTCTGATGATACGTGGATGTATGCTCCCATCTATTACAGTGGAATGAACTTAGGACTTGATCTGAAGCTCACCACACCACAGCAATCATAA
- the LOC103412064 gene encoding vacuolar-sorting receptor 3-like — MMELQSSAALRFFLGFLLLSMANGRFVVEKNSLRVTSPDKIKGTYDSAIGNFGIPQYGGSMAGAVLYPKQNQKGCKEFSEFGIKFESRPGALPTFVLVDRGDCFFALKVWNAQKAGASAVLVADDIEEALITMDSPEEDGSTAKYIENITIPSALIEKSFGQILKKAINAGDMVNVNLDWREAVPHPDDRVEYQLWTNSNDECGVKCDMLMEFMKDFRGAAQILEKGGYTQFTPHYITWYCPQAFTLSKQCKSQCINHGRYCAPDPEQDFSSGYDGKDVVLENLRQLCVFRVVNETKKPWVWWDYVTDFQIRCPMKEKKYNKECADGVIKSLGLDIKKIEKCMGDPNADSENTVLKEEQDAQVGKGSRGDVTILPTLVVNNRQYRGKLEKGAVLKAICSGFEETTEPAVCLSTDVETNECLDNNGGCWQNKAANLTACKDTFRGRVCECPLVDGVQFKGDGYTTCEASGPGRCKVNNGGCWHEARDGHAFTACTDNGEVQCQCPPGFKGDGVKSCEDIDECKERKACQCPECSCKNTWGSYDCSCGGNLLYIRDHDTCISKASGGGKSAWVAVWVILLGLAMAAGGAYLVYKYRLRSYMDSEIRAIMAQYMPLDSQAEVPNHVNEERE; from the exons ATGATGGAGCTTCAGAGTTCAGCAGCGCTGAGATTCTTTCTAGGGTTTCTGCTGCTGTCTATGGCGAATGGGAGATTCGTGGTGGAGAAGAACAGCTTGAGGGTCACATCCCCGGATAAAATCAAGGGCACGTACGACAGTGCCATTGGCAACTTCGGGATTCCTCAGTACGGAGGCAGCATGGCCGGCGCCGTGCTGTACCCGAAGCAGAATCAGAAGGGATGCAAGGAGTTCTCTGAATTTGGGATTAAGTTTGAATCGAGACCCGGAGCTCTCCCAACTTTCGTTTTGGTCGATCGTGGAG ATTGTTTCTTTGCCTTGAAGGTTTGGAATGCCCAGAAAGCTGGGGCTTCTGCAGTTCTTGTTGCTGATGATATTGAGGAGGCATTAATAACCATGGACTCACCTGAAGAGGATGGTTCCACTGCCAAATACATTGAGAACATAACAATACCGTCTGCgctcattgaaaaaagttttggcCAAATTTTAAAGAAAGCAATCAATGCTGGTGATATGGTCAATGTGAATCTCGACTGGAGAGAAGCTGTTCCGCATCCAGATGATCGTGTGGAATATCAACTTTGGACCAACAGCAACGATGAATGTGGGGTTAAATGTGACATGTTGATGGAATTTATGAAGGATTTTAGGGGTGCAGCCCAGATACTTGAAAAAGGCGGTTACACTCAGTTCACACCTCATTATATAACTTGGTACTGTCCTCAGGCATTTACCTTAAGCAAACAGTGCAAGTCTCAGTGCATCAATCATGGAAGATATTGTGCTCCTGATCCAGAACAGGACTTCAGCAGTGGTTACGATGGTAAAGATGTGGTTCTTGAAAATTTAAGGCAGCTATGTGTTTTTAGAGTGGTAAATGAGACCAAAAAGCCTTGGGTATGGTGGGACTATGTAACTGATTTTCAAATTAGATGTCCCATGAAGGAGAAAAAGTACAACAAGGAATGTGCTGATGGTGTCATTAAATCTCTTG GGCTTGATATTAAGAAGATTGAGAAGTGTATGGGAGACCCTAATGCAGACTCTGAAAATACTGTTCTGAAAGAAGAGCAAGATGCTCAG GTTGGAAAAGGATCAAGAGGTGATGTAACCATATTGCCTACCCTTGTTGTCAATAATCGCCAATACCGAG GCAAGTTGGAGAAAGGTGCAGTTCTGAAGGCCATCTGTTCTGGGTTTGAGGAAACTACTGAGCCAGCTGTTTGTCTGAGTACTG ATGTGGAGACGAATGAGTGCTTGGATAATAATGGTGGTTGCTGGCAGAATAAAGCAGCCAACCTCACAGCCTGCAAG GATACATTTCGTGGAAGGGTATGTGAGTGCCCTCTGGTTGATGGTGTGCAATTTAAAGGAGATGGTTACACTACCTGTGAAG CGAGTGGGCCTGGGAGGTGCAAGGTAAACAATGGAGGTTGTTGGCATGAAGCTCGAGATGGGCATGCATTCACTGCTTGCACA GATAATGGAGAGGTCCAATGTCAGTGTCCTCCTGGGTTTAAAGGCGATGGTGTTAAAAGTTGTGAAG ATATTGATGAATGCAAAGAGAGGAAAGCCTGTCAGTGCCCTgaatgtagctgtaaaaatACCTGGGGGAGTTATGATTGCTCGTGCGGTGGAAATCTTCTGTATATCAGGGACCATGATACCTGCATAA GTAAGGCTTCTGGTGGGGGAAAGTCTGCGTGGGTTGCTGTGTGGGTTATTTTATTAGGCTTGGCGATGGCTGCTGGTGGGGCATACCTCGTGTACAAATACAGATTACGA TCATACATGGATTCGGAGATAAGAGCTATAATGGCACAATATATGCCTTTGGACAGCCAAGCCGAAGTTCCAAATCATGTGAACGAGGAgagggaatga